From the genome of Syngnathoides biaculeatus isolate LvHL_M chromosome 4, ASM1980259v1, whole genome shotgun sequence:
GATACATCTTCGCCCTGAACATGTTCGAGCTGGGATGCATCAACTCGACTGAGTGGGCCGTCTACCAGGACTGGCACTCGCTCCTGGTGGAACAGTTTGGACACCAGGTGGCGCTTGAAGGCATCATCTATCTCAAAGCGCCTCCTGAGGTCTGCACCAGTTCTGGGGTCCTTTAAAGTATCAAGTTTGTGCACTTTCAAGCGTGGAAGTCACGACGAACGTGTATTTGTCAGAAATGTATGGAGCGCCTGCAGCGACGAGGGAGGCCCGAGGAGGAGAACGTGCAGCTGGACTATCTCCAAAAGTTACACGAGCAGCATGAGAGGTGgcttgtggagaaaaacactgAGTGAGTGTCAACCAGTGCGAATagaccatttttttcacaaaattgaaaaacattttcatgacatattcaaacaaaaagtaaagTAATGATGATTCAAGTACTTTAATTGTAACACACAATTCATAAACTTAATAATTAGTATTAATTGCAATTAATGTGATTTccggcccacagagcgcacctgattataagcctcacccagaacatttttaagggaaataccatttggtagatacGTAGGCcgtagccgtgtaaaagccgtaagtgcccacattgaaacacgaggtatttacaaacaaaaaaagtttaatgctagcgtcacgctaacgctagccgccactgaaagaattttcaaagtttcaataccttagcttaggttaacataacaaaataacatgatagcacgaacagggcgggtaaaaaaaaaaaacagccgcactaacagggctggttaattaaaaaaaaaaaaaaaaactaaatcaccgagacactgcagtaacacagcagtaacacgatAACGTGGCGCTAATagggcgggttaaaaaaaaacatgccggtaaaaatcactgagacacagaagtaacacagcagcaacatgcaagCACAGCACtaaagctaacagggccggttaaaaaaaaacaaaaaaaaaaacggtaaaaatcactaagacacagcagcaacacgcgagcacagcgctaacgctagcggagcactaacaggaccagtaaaaaaaaacataccgctaacaggaccagtaataataaaaatatcaataaaaatcactgagaaacggcaataacacagcagcaacacgctaatgctagcgcaacgctaataGGGCATGTTAAGAAAAACATACCggaaaaatcaccgagacatggcagttacacaacagcaacacggtagcacaacgCTAGCAGGACCagaaaaaaataccggtaaaaattactgagacacagcagcaacacactagcacacagcgctaatgctagtacagcgctaacagtaaaaaaaaacataccggtaaaaatctgagacacggcagtaacacagcagcaacacgctagcacagtgctaacgctagcgcagcgctaacagggccggttaaaaaaaaaaaaacaccggcgAAAGTCACAtacattccactggtctcactcttttcCGCTCgtgtgcacaaattagccgcataaaccgcagggttgaaagcgtgtggaaaaaaaattgcatctttttggtCGGAAATTCCGGTTAATTTCAACTTCTTTGACAGAGCTGAACATAAACTTTGTGAAGGGCGAATTTTTGTCCGACCAAAAATATGTGAGAGTGTAAAGTGTCCCCACTGTCCTCTCTCAGGATCCATTTTGAGTCTTTGAAAAACCTTCCCGTGTTGGCGGTGGACGCCAGCCAGGAGTTTGAGAGCGACCCAACAGCGCAGGAGAACATCATGCGACAGGTGGGATGACTGCTGCTGTGCATGTGTTCGCCACCAGATGGCGCCATTTGTCCATAGGAATCACATAGTGCGTCGTTTTCACTGATAACATGATTGCGTCTTTTTCGCCACCCTTCCGCAGGTGAAAGATTTCTTCAAGGATTTATGAAGAGCGAGTCTTGAATCCGAGCAGAGACCCAAGTTGAAGGGGATCAGTCAATAGTCCACTTGATGTTGTTGGTCTTGGACCGCACCCTTTGAAGCTCAcggtttttatttaaatgtttgttcTGTTACAGTCACTGGAGATTTAATTGGATACACACACGTACTCACTCCAATAAGATCCAATTAAAGAGCTGTGTCAAAATAATGCCTTTAATATCTAATTATAATAAAAAGTATAAACTGTAAAAGTATAAACTACGAATGCATGATTGACTGCGACAGTGTGCTTCAAACACCTCCGATAGTGTCaactgcattattatttttataaagacatattttgacacggtggaacagctggaaagcgttggcctcacacttctgaggtcccggattcaatcccggccccatgtgtgccgtttgcatgttctccccccgtgcctgcgcgggtttcctcccacatcccaaaaacacataacattaaattgcccctaggtgtgattgtgagtgtttgtctctatgcgattggctggcgaccagttcagggtgttaccccgcctcctgcccgttgacagctgggataggctctagcattccctgtgaggataagcgccaaagaaagtggatggatggatggatagtttaacTTGTATATTTGCAGCCATGTGGTTGAATTTGAGATatgctttgtgtttttaatacatTCCTGGATGCTCGTCTAaataaagtatttctttttatttctagCCATGGTGGTCTTTCACTTAGCGTTGATGTGTTAATGCTAAATTtttaccattgttttttttaaccccgttagcactgcgctagccttagcactgtgctagcgtgttgctgctgtgtctcagtgatttttttttttttttttaacaggccccgttagcgctgtgctaccatgttgctgctgCCTCtaaatgatttttaccggtatgttttttttttttttttttttttttttttttttttaaacagacctAGTTAGCGatgtgctaccgtgttggtgctgcatctcagtgatttttaccggtatgttttttttttttttttttttaaccggccctgttactgttgcgttagcgctgtgctagtttgttgctgccgtgtctgttttttttaccggtatgtttttttttttttttttgacaggccCCGTTACCGCTGCcatagcgttagcgctgtgctagtatGTTGCTGCCATGTCACAGTCATTTttaccgatgtttttttttttttaaccaactggGTTAGCGCTGCGatggcgctgtgctagcatgttgctgccttgtctcagtcatttttaccagtatgtttgtttgtttttttaaccggccctgttagcgctgcgctagcattaggtGTTAGCTGATATCCGATTCGTGGACGTCCAGATGATTAAGATTATTTTGAGTGAAGATAAAAGATCAGCGCAGCATGATGGGACAATGACCTTGGCTacatcgtgttttttttttttttctaaccggccccgttaccgcttcgctagcgttagcgatgtgctagcgtgttgctgccgtgtctcagtcatTTCTactggtattttttatttttttttaaccggcaccattagcgttgcgctagcgttagtgctgtgctagcatgttgctgctgtgttactggtgcatctcagtgatttttaccggtatgttttttttttgttttttttttttaacgggcccCATTACTGCTGCGCGAGCGTGTTGCTTCCTtgtctcattcatttttaccggtatgtttttttttttttttaaccggccctgctgcgctagcgttaggtgCTAGCTGCCAGCCGATTACTGAACGTCCAGAGGATTAAGATTATTTTGAGTGAAGATAAAAGGTCAGCGCAGTCTGATGACAGAACAATGACCTTGGCTACATGGtgcgttttgggtttttttttcttccccgttTGCAGTTCCTGATGTGCTCTGGTGATCAGAGGCCTGATTGGGATGCCTGGTGTGGTCAGAGGTCATCAAAGGGCAGCTGTCTGCTATAAAGGGGCCCGTCCGGTGTCCCGTCCGCACATCACTTCACCCTCAGAGCCGCTGAGGAacggaaggaaagaaggaaggaaggcagaagAAGACCTTAACGTCTTGCCGTGCCACTCTATGATGCTTTTCTATGTGCTTTTTTGGTCCTGTTTTGGCCTGGCCTTGTCTACGCAGAGGCCCGAGTCCGGCGCGAGTCCGGCGCCGTCCGACGTCTCCCTCCGCCCTCGCGGCCGCCTCCCTCTGTACATGATGGAGCTGTATCGCTCGTTCCGGGCGGCCGATGTCCGCCCCGGTGGCGCTCGTCCCGGGCAAGAGTCCGACTCCATCCTCAGTCTGGTTGCGAAAGGTGAGAAATTTTCTTGTATTTGCTCCTACATTCTCCTGTAGATGTCTAACTACTGTTATCTATGATCTGACCCCCCccctgccctttttttttaacagcccagCCAAGTGTCAAAATGCTTATTCCACTTTAAAGGCTTCGTCCGTTTTATGTGCGAGGGTGTGTATATTAGCCCCCAGACGGCCTTGCGCAGGGGGGGTTGAATACACATCCTGTCCTGTTCGGCCTCCCACCTcgcacgccccccccctccccaaccctACGTTTTGACATTTGTCCAAGAATCCGCTCGTCGCCTCACTGAGTCCGCCTCTGCCGTTGAAAGCTGTTTACAATTTCTTTCAATATcatctatatatatctatgaTATTGTCTGCGTACGGCACTTTGGTTTCAGTTGTGGTTGTAATGCGGTATATAAATGAAATTGAGTCGATTTGAGAGCTTAAAATTCATGTAGTGTACTAGTATCCTCTTTGTCACTAGTTAGACATGGCCGTGTACTTGTGGAAAGACTGACACATGAGTCTTACTAgtaagaaattaaaaatgtatttaatattttctacattatgtgaaacgaatctacgttctaacgtgaaacgattcacattatgtGTAATGGGTAAAGAAGGGGGAAAATTATTTGCTATTTTCTACGTTATTATGTGAGACAATTCTATGTTAAGTAaaacgaatctacgttataatggtaaacgattcacattataatgtaaacCGATTCACATTATCTGTAATGGGTAAAGAAGGGGGAAAATTATTTGCTATTTTCTACGTTATGTGAAACAAATCTACGTTAAGTAaaacgaatctacgttataatgggaaacgattcacattataacctGTAATTAACcgcattataatgtgaaacgaatctacgttataacgtgaaacgattcacattgtaatgtgaattgtttcacattataatgtggttacaATTCACATTATGtgaaaatgattcacattataaagtGTAATGGGTAAACAGGGGTGAAAATTATTTGCTATTTTTTACGTTATTATGTGAAACAAATCTACGTTAAGTAaaacgaatctacgttataatggtaaacgattcacattataacgtgtaattaacgacattataatgtgaaatgtttcGCATTATAAGGTAGATTTGTTTTACATAACGCAGATTCCGTAGTCTTGCTTTGCCTTCCGAAGCAAGAAATCCAACCAAAGCTCTCTGTTTCTGATTGGTTGAGCAGGAGAGGACacgcttacatttttttttgggtaacaTCTATTAGTagggaaaatgaaattggggtCATGACCTTTTGAGTGCCCCTCACACATGGACTTCAATGTGGATATCAAAGTGTCCAAAAATGCTGAAATCGCTTTCCGCACTCCCTGTCAGTTGACATCTCgactcctattttttttttttttgtccagggaTCCACCAAGCGGGTGACAGATGGACGGTTTCATTTGACACGTCGTCCATTTCCGCCAGCGACAGACTCCAGCGAGCGGAGCTGCGCATCCGCCTGCCGTCCCAGAATTCCTACGAGCGGGTCGTCGTGGATTTGTATCACTCCCGAAAGTGCCGGCGCGAGGAGGCCCCGTCGTGCCGGGACGAGCGTCTCCTCCTGGGGAGCGTCAGCGCCTCAGCCGGCGAGTCTCCGTGGAAGCTTTTCAACGTGACCGCTCTTCTGAGGTACCGGCTCAATCGAGGTGATGGACTTTCGGGCCCGGAGGCCTCGGGAGAGCCCGAACCCGAGCCCGGGAGCGGTTCCGGGGATTACGAGGAGATCCCCAGCAAGGTCGTCTTCCAGAATCCAAGAAGGCAAAGTCGTC
Proteins encoded in this window:
- the spaw gene encoding southpaw isoform X1, with the translated sequence MPGVVRGHQRAAVCYKGARPVSRPHITSPSEPLRNGRKEGRKAEEDLNVLPCHSMMLFYVLFWSCFGLALSTQRPESGASPAPSDVSLRPRGRLPLYMMELYRSFRAADVRPGGARPGQESDSILSLVAKGIHQAGDRWTVSFDTSSISASDRLQRAELRIRLPSQNSYERVVVDLYHSRKCRREEAPSCRDERLLLGSVSASAGESPWKLFNVTALLRYRLNRGDGLSGPEASGEPEPEPGSGSGDYEEIPSKVVFQNPRRQSRPAAVRAIMVIFFKHDAARDDRSPYSLIHAVENSKYVTAERSGAEGQSRRHKRNRMDMAAAGPAPTPRAQAPRCRKVDMWVDFDLIGWDEWIVHPKRFNAYRCEGACPTPLDDSFNPTNHAYMQSLLKYHHPDRVGCPSCVPTRLGPLSMLYYENDDLTLRHHEDMIVEECGCH